From a single Micromonospora sp. WMMD1102 genomic region:
- a CDS encoding restriction endonuclease subunit S: MSAPFEIPPSWEWTTLGEIADVVGGVTKDSKRQSDPSFVEVPYLRVANVQRGYLDLSNVATIRVSEEKARSLRLLAGDVLLNEGGDRDKLGRGWIWEDQIPGCIHQNHVFRARVRGGVLHPKILAWHANEFGQHWFQRNGLQSVNLASISLSKIKNFPVPVPPLAEQCRIVSVLEDHLSVVDSGVAQLSALTGRVSRFRDQVMLAASTGQLSLRSDRVAGTRLDPAGVDDGKLPPLPKAWKWMRLREIADVVGGVTKDGKRQSDPSFVEVPYLRVANVQRAYLDLTDVAHIRVAPQKAQQLRLRQGDVLLNEGGDRDKLGRGWIWEDQVPDCIHQNHVFRARISEGVLHPKLLAWHANGFGRRWFEVNGLQSVNLASISLRKMKEFPVPVPPLAEQAHLVELAEKYLSLLDGMEKAIESARRKAVGLRTALLATAFAGRLVPQDPNDEPASELLARIRAERAAVPPKQRAARGRRTQKDKPAPPTRVIGRDYQQGELPL; this comes from the coding sequence TTGAGCGCTCCGTTCGAAATCCCTCCATCCTGGGAGTGGACGACCCTCGGTGAGATTGCCGATGTTGTCGGAGGTGTAACCAAAGACAGCAAGCGGCAGTCCGATCCGAGCTTCGTCGAAGTTCCTTACCTCAGAGTTGCCAACGTGCAGCGAGGCTATCTTGACCTCTCCAATGTGGCTACGATTCGGGTGTCGGAGGAGAAGGCTCGGAGCCTTCGACTTCTTGCGGGCGACGTGCTCTTGAACGAAGGTGGCGACCGCGACAAGCTGGGGCGTGGCTGGATCTGGGAGGACCAGATTCCAGGCTGTATCCACCAGAATCATGTGTTTCGGGCTCGCGTTCGAGGTGGTGTCCTCCATCCGAAGATTTTGGCGTGGCATGCTAATGAATTCGGTCAACATTGGTTCCAGCGAAATGGCCTTCAAAGCGTCAATCTTGCCTCGATTAGTCTATCGAAGATCAAAAACTTCCCGGTTCCAGTTCCTCCACTCGCCGAGCAGTGCCGCATCGTATCTGTTCTTGAAGATCATTTATCGGTTGTTGATTCGGGGGTTGCGCAGTTATCTGCGCTTACTGGCCGCGTCAGCCGATTTCGTGACCAAGTTATGCTCGCTGCGAGTACTGGTCAGCTCAGCCTTCGCTCCGATCGCGTGGCGGGCACTCGTCTCGACCCAGCTGGTGTTGATGACGGTAAGCTGCCACCTCTTCCTAAAGCATGGAAATGGATGCGACTGCGGGAAATTGCTGATGTTGTGGGTGGAGTTACGAAGGACGGTAAGCGACAATCTGATCCGAGCTTCGTCGAGGTTCCGTACCTCCGGGTTGCAAACGTGCAACGGGCGTATCTGGACCTTACTGACGTGGCGCATATCCGGGTTGCGCCGCAAAAGGCTCAACAGTTGCGGCTTCGGCAAGGGGACGTACTTCTCAATGAGGGTGGCGATCGGGACAAACTTGGTCGGGGATGGATTTGGGAGGATCAGGTGCCCGATTGCATCCATCAGAATCACGTATTCCGTGCCCGAATCTCCGAGGGTGTCCTGCATCCCAAGTTGCTAGCGTGGCACGCGAACGGCTTCGGGCGACGATGGTTCGAGGTTAACGGGCTCCAGAGCGTCAATCTCGCCTCGATTAGTCTGCGTAAGATGAAAGAGTTCCCCGTCCCTGTGCCGCCGTTAGCCGAGCAGGCGCACCTGGTTGAATTGGCAGAGAAATACCTGTCGTTGTTGGACGGAATGGAAAAGGCTATCGAGTCCGCCCGTCGCAAGGCTGTCGGGCTACGCACTGCACTGCTGGCGACAGCGTTCGCCGGTCGGCTCGTGCCGCAGGACCCGAACGACGAGCCGGCGTCGGAGTTGTTGGCGCGGATCAGGGCGGAGCGGGCGGCTGTACCGCCGAAGCAGCGGGCGGCGCGTGGACGTCGTACCCAGAAGGACAAGCCGGCGCCGCCGACCAGGGTGATCGGTCGTGACTACCAGCAGGGAGAGCTGCCGCTGTGA